A stretch of the Panicum virgatum strain AP13 chromosome 9N, P.virgatum_v5, whole genome shotgun sequence genome encodes the following:
- the LOC120687523 gene encoding protein SRG1-like: MAEAAAGKLVGRHKITDATAALFADSAKIPDRFIRTNEVQAAGAVVDGENEASELPVVDMARLLDPELSASETAKLGSACREWGFFQLVNHGVEAEAMQQIKDSVAQFFSLPLEAKNTVAVRGGAQGFGHHFSGGASTDKLDWAECLLLFTRPLQARNMDAFWPTNPPTFRHALDRYSAEIENLSRRLVSSMAADLGVSQEVLLGAFFGDGKGQSVSMHHYPPCRHRDTVVGIPPHTDTLGLTLLLQVDDTPGLQVKRAGRWFPVRPLPGALVVNVGDMLDVLTNGAYASVEHRVVPDARGRRVTVATFHEACVDGRVAPLPELLRGGEAPARYRSVGILEYHKGSGEALGQGTRFLDSLNLKA, translated from the exons ATGGCGGAGGCTGCTGCCGGCAAGCTCGTCGGCAGGCACAAGATCACGGACGCCACCGCGGCCCTGTTCGCCGACTCCGCCAAGATCCCCGACAGGTTCATCCGAACCAACGAGGTCCAGGCAGCCGGCgcggtcgtcgacggcgagaaCGAGGCGTCCGAGCTGCCGGTGGTGGACATGGCGCGCCTCCTTGATCCGGAGCTGTCGGCGTCGGAGACAGCGAAGCTCGGCTCCGCGTGCAGAGAGTGGGGTTTCTTCCAG CTCGTGAACCATGGGGTCGAGGCAGAGGCGATGCAGCAGATCAAGGACAGCGTGGCGCAGTTCTTCAGCTTGCCGCTGGAGGCCAAGAACACGGTGGCTGTCCGAGGCGGGGCCCAGGGATTCGGCCACCACTTCAGCGGAGGAGCCTCCACTGATAAGCTGGACTGGGCAGAGTGTCTACTCCTCTTCACGCGGCCACTCCAAGCCAGGAACATGGATGCCTTCTGGCCGACGAACCCACCCACATTCAG GCACGCGCTCGACAGGTACTCCGCGGAGATCGAGAATCTCTCGAGGCGCCTGGTGAGCTCCATGGCAGCCGACCTTGGCGTCAGCCAGGAGGTGCTCCTAGGCGCCTTCTTCGGCGACGGCAAGGGCCAGAGCGTGTCCATGCACCACTACCCGCCGTGCCGGCACCGGGACACGGTGGTGGGCATCCCGCCGCACACCGACACCCTGGGCCTGACCCTGCTGCTCCAGGTCGACGACACGCCGGGCCTGCAGGTCAAGAGGGCCGGGCGGTGGTTCCCCGTGCGGCCGCTGCCGGGCGCCCTGGTCGTCAACGTCGGCGACATGCTCGACGTCCTCACCAACGGCGCCTACGCCAGCGTCGAGCACAGGGTGGTCCCGGACGCCCGGGGGCGCCGGGTCACCGTCGCGACGTTCCATGAGGCGTGCGTTGACGGGCGGGTGGCGCCGCTGCCGGAGCTCCTCAGGGGAGGCGAGGCGCCGGCACGGTACAGGTCCGTCGGAATACTCGAGTACCATAAGGGCAGCGGCGAAGCATTGGGCCAAGGCACACGGTTCCTGGACAGCCTGAACCTGAAGGCGTAG